GACCCGCTGGTAGCCGAGGCCGCCGTCGCCGGCGACCTCGAAGTAGTAGATCTCCTCCAGCTCGACCTCGTCGGTGCGCCGCTCGTCGTGCTTGTGGGGCGGGTAGGAGGACCAGTTGCCGCCGGGGGTCAGGACCTCGACCACGATCATCTTGTCGGCCGGGAACGACGCCGGGGTGCAGAAGTTGTTGACCTGCCGGCTGGCCTGGCCGGCCCCCCGCAGCTCCACCGGGACGCCGGAGGCCGGCCCGTAGGCGGGCTCAAGGCGCGAGGTCGCCCGCGCCGAGGGCAGGATGAACCGGGCTCCGCCGGCGCTGGAGACGCGCACCTCGGCGTCCCGGGGGACATAGGCGAAGTCGGTCACGTCGCCGAACACGCCGTCGCGGCCGGCCAGCTCGAACCGGCGCGACTCGCACTCGACCACGCCGCCGCCCTCCATGGGCATGACCAGCAGCTCGTCGGCCCCGGTGGCGAAGGTGTGGGCGGCGCCGGGGGCGAGCTCCAGGACCCGCAGCCCGCAGTAGGCCCAGCCGGCCTGCTCGGGGGTGACGGCCAGCGACCAGGCGCCCTCGG
This window of the Actinomycetota bacterium genome carries:
- the iolB gene encoding 5-deoxy-glucuronate isomerase, giving the protein MSKWYLPRGATAEGAWSLAVTPEQAGWAYCGLRVLELAPGAAHTFATGADELLVMPMEGGGVVECESRRFELAGRDGVFGDVTDFAYVPRDAEVRVSSAGGARFILPSARATSRLEPAYGPASGVPVELRGAGQASRQVNNFCTPASFPADKMIVVEVLTPGGNWSSYPPHKHDERRTDEVELEEIYYFEVAGDGGLGYQRVYSSGPDRQIDVLAEVRSGDVVLVPFGYHGPSMAAPGYDLYYLNVMAGPADERAWRFCDDPAHAWIRGTWDGQELDPRLPMGGAGGSA